From the genome of Camarhynchus parvulus chromosome 8, STF_HiC, whole genome shotgun sequence, one region includes:
- the JAK1 gene encoding tyrosine-protein kinase JAK1, with amino-acid sequence MQYLNVKEDCKAMAFCAKMRSTKKNELNLEAQHQGLEILFYLQDKAPLCYSSGEFTSEELCIEAAQKCSVSPLCHNLFALYDENNKLWYAPNQVFKVEEKSSFRLHYRMRYYFTNWHGTSESEPSVWRHSPRRAKAYDKKLAPEGTPILDASSLEYMFAQGQYDLVKGLAPIRDPKNDQEVHEIENECLGMAVLAISHDAIKKNVKLPELPKDISYKHYIPETLNRTIRQRNFLTRIRINNVFKHFLKEFNNKTICNNSVSPRDLKVKYLSTMEVLTKYYGAEIFETSFLLISAENEMNKFNCGDNEKYEVMVTGNNGIQWRLKPSPVQTEKEKKKKSDGKTKKEEEKHKLRETWNSFSYFPEITHIVIKEATVSINKQDNKRMELRLGSHAEALSFTSLVDGYFRLTADAHHYLCTDVAPPLIQHNIKNGCHGPICTEYAINKLRQEGNEVGMYVLRWSCTNFNHILMTVTCLEGSEVMNNSGPYKNFQIEVKKGGYFLHGSNKSFASLKDLMDHLKGQILRTDNISFTLKRCCQPRPREISNLLVATKKAQEWQPVYPMGQLSFHRIRKEEIVQGEHLGRGTRTQIYSGMLSLKDDENEGYQNEREIRVLLKVLDPSHRDISLAFFETASMMRQVSHKHIVLLHGVCVRDLENIMVEEFVECGPLDLFMHKKSEVLTTPWKFKVAKQLASALSYLEDKDLVHGNVCTKNILLAREGIDTEYGPFIKLSDPGIPITVLSRQERVERIPWIAPECVEDSKNLSIAADKWSFGTTLWEICYNGETPLKDKTLAEKERFYEGHFVLATPSCKELADLMKQCMNYDPHQRPFFRAIMRDINKLEEQNPDIVSEKKPVTEVDPTLFEKRFLKRIRDLGEGHFGKVELCRYDPEGDNTGEQVAVKSLKPESGGNHIADLKKEIEILRNLYHDNIVKYKGICTEDGGSGIKLIMEFLPSGSLKEYLPRNKNKINLKQLLRYAVQICKGMDYLGSCQYVHRDLAARNVLVESENRVKIGDFGLTKAIETDKEYYTVKDDRDSPVFWYAPECLLQSKFYIASDVWSFGVTLYELLTYCDSESSPMAEFLKMIGPTQGQMTVARLVKVLQDDKRLPRPPTCPEEVDQLMRKCWIYKHDERTTFHNLIQGFETIMSKM; translated from the exons ATACTATTTCACCAACTGGCACGGGACGAGCGAGAGCGAGCCCTCGGTGTGGAGACACTCCCCCAGGAGGGCCAAGGCCTATGACAAGAAGCTGGCCCCAGAGGGGACCCCCATCCTGGATGCCAGTTCCCTGGAATACATGTTTGCACAG GGCCAGTATGACCTAGTGAAGGGCCTGGCACCCATCCGAGACCCCAAAAACGACCAGGAGGTCCATGAGATAGAGAATGAGTGTCTGGGGATGGCTGTCCTGGCCATCTCCCACGATGCCATCAAGAAAAACGTGAAGCTGCCAGAGCTTCCCAAGGACATCAG CTACAAGCATTATATCCCTGAGACTCTGAACAGGACCATCAGGCAGAGGAATTTCTTGACCAGGATTCGGATCAATAACGTTTTCAAGCATTTCCTCAAGGAGTTCAACAACAAAACCATCTGCAACAACAGCGTCTCCCCCAGGGACCTGAAGGTGAAATATTTATCCACCATGGAGGTCCTGACCAAATATTATGGGGCAGAGATCTTTGAGACCTCATTCCTGCTGATTTCTGCTGAGAATGAGATGAATAAATTCAACTGTGGAGACAACGAGAAGTACGAAGTGATGGTGACAGGGAACAACGGCATCCAGTGGAGGCTCAAGCCAAGT CCTGTCcagacagagaaagagaagaagaagaaatccgatggcaaaaccaaaaaggaggaggagaagcacaAACTGCGGGAGACGTGGAACAGCTTCTCCTACTTCCCTGAGATCACCCACATCGTCATCAAGGAGGCCACAGTCAGCATCAACAAGCAGGACAACAAGAGGATG gagctgcggCTGGGCTCGCACGCCGAGGCGCTCTCCTTCACCTCGCTGGTCGATGGCTACTTCAGGCTCACTGCAGACGCCCACCACTACCTGTGCACGGACGTGGCGCCTCCCCTCATCCAGCACAACATCAAGAACGGCTGCCACGGCCCCATCTG CACGGAATATGCCATCAACAagctgaggcaggagggcaACGAGGTGGGCATGTACGTGCTGAGGTGGAGCTGCACCAACTTCAACCACATCCTGATGACTGTCACCTGCCTGGAAGGCTCAGAG GTGATGAATAACTCAGGCCCCTACAAGAACTTCCAGATCGAGGTGAAGAAAGGGGGGTACTTCCTCCATGGCTCCAACAAATCCTTTGCATCCCTGAAAGACCTCATGGATCACCTGAAGGGACAGATCCTCCGCACAGACAACATCAGCTTCACCCTCAagaggtgctgccagcccagacCCAGAG AAATCTCCAACCTGCTGGTGGCCACCAAGAAGGCCCAGGAGTGGCAGCCAGTGTATCCCATGGGGCAGCTGAGCTTCCACCGCATCCGCAAGGAGGAGATCGTGCAG gGAGAGCACCTGGGAAGAGGCACCAGGACCCAGATTTACTCAGGGATGCTCAGCCTCAAGGATGATGAGAACGAAGGGTATCAGAACGAGAGAGAGATCCGGGTCCTGCTCAAAGTCCTGGACCCCAGCCACAGAGACATTTCCTTG GCATTCTTTGAGACAGCCAGCATGATGAGACAGGTGTCCCACAAACACATCGTGCTCCTGCACGGCGTCTGCGTCCGCGACCTGGAGA ATATCATGGTGGAAGAGTTTGTTGAATGTGGGCCTCTGGATCTGTTCATGCACAAGAAAAGTGAAGTTCTCACAACCCCATGGAAATTCAAAGTGGCCAAACAACTTGCAAGTGCCCTGAGCTACCTG GAGGACAAGGATTTAGTGCATGGCAATGTGTGCACCAAGAACATCCTGCTGGCCAGAGAGGGCATTGACACCGAGTATGGGCCCTTCATAAAGCTCAGTGACCCAGGGATCCCCATCACGGTGCTCTCCAGGCAAG AGCGTGTCGAGCGGATCCCCTGGATTGCACCTGAGTGTGTTGAGGATTCCAAAAACCTCAGCATTGCTGCAGACAAGTGGAGCTTTGGTACAACCCTGTGGGAAATCTGCTATAATGGAGAAACTCCACTCAAAGACAAGACCTTGGCAGAG AAGGAGAGGTTCTACGAGGGGCACTTTGTGCTGGCCACGCCGTCCTGCAAGGAGCTGGCAGACCTGATGAAGCAGTGCATGAACTACGACCCCCACCAGAGACCCTTCTTCAGGGCCATCATGAGGGACATCAACAAACTGGAGGAGCAGA ATCCTGATATTGTCTCAGAGAAGAAACCTGTCACCGAGGTGGATCCCACCCTCTTTGAGAAGAGGTTCTTGAAAAGGAtccgggatttgggggag GGCCACTTTGGCAAGGTGGAGCTGTGCAGGTATGACCCAGAAGGTGACAACACCGGGGAGCAGGTGGCAGTGAAATCCCTGAAGCCAGAGAGTGGAGGGAATCACATTGCTGACCTCAAGAAGGAAATTGAAATCCTGAGGAATCTTTATCACGACAACATCGTCAAATACAAGGGGATTTGCACAGAAGATG GAGGAAGTGGGATTAAACTCATCATGGAATTCCTTCCCTCCGGGAGCCTGAAGGAGTATCTCCCACGGAACAAGAACAAGATCAATCTCAAGCAGCTGCTCAGATATGCTGTTCAGATCTGCAAG gGCATGGACTACCTGGGCTCCTGTCAGTACGTGCACCGTGACCTGGCAGCGAGGAATGTCCTCGTGGAGAGTGAGAACAGGGTGAAGATTGGGGACTTTGGGCTCACCAAGGCCATCGAGACGGATAAGGAATATTACACCGTCAAGGACGACCGCGACAGCCCCGTGTTCTG GTACGCCCCGGAGTGTTTGCTGCAGAGCAAGTTCTACATCGCCTCCGATGTGTGGTCCTTCGGGGTGACGCTCTACGAGCTCCTCACCTACTGCGACTCCGAGAGCAGCCCCATGGCC gAATTCCTGAAGATGATCGGCCCCACGCAGGGACAGATGACGGTGGCACGGCTGGTGAAGGTCCTGCAGGACGACAAGAGACTGCCACGGCCACCCACCTGTCCTGAGGAG GTGGATCAGCTGATGAGGAAGTGCTGGATCTACAAACACGACGAACGCACCACCTTCCACAACCTGATCCAAGGATTTGAAACAATTATgagtaaaatgtaa